The Natator depressus isolate rNatDep1 chromosome 8, rNatDep2.hap1, whole genome shotgun sequence genome window below encodes:
- the NEXN gene encoding nexilin isoform X4, which produces MNDIVQKTEILLSSSKPVQKSYVPKLHKGDVKDKFEAMQKAREERNQRRSRDEKQRRKEQYVREREWNRRKQEMKELLASDEEEETKSSKIEKAYVPKLTGTVKGKFAEMEKQRQEEERKRMEEERKRRIEQDMIEKKKIQRELAKKAQEIDDINNTGTESAAEEGDDSLLVTVVPVKPNKTPGKIKIHFEDPGDEREQQEKRKQEEEKRTRYEEQKRSLKEAKCLSFVMDEDEGSETNEPLSPGKLKLTFEELEKQRQENQRKQAEEEARQRLEEEKRAFEEARQQMVNEEEEDKENENSIKEFRPGKLKLSFEELERQRREEEKRKAEEEARRRIEEEKRAFAEARKSMVLDDETPEMFKTVSQESLTPGKLEINFEELLRQKMEEGKRRTEEERRQKLEMEKQEFEQLRQEMGEEEEEAETFELSREYEELIKLKRSGSIQAKNLKSKFEKIGKLSEEEIQKKIEEERARRRAVDQEIKERETEKFHEDDEIDVKPAKKSEAPFTHKVNMKARFEQMAKAREEEEQRRIEEQKLLRMQFEQKEIDAALQKKREEEEEEEGSIINGSTYEDEENQARSGAPWFKKPLKNVSVVDSEPVRFTVKITGEPKPEVTWWFEGEMLQDSEDYQYIERGETYCLYLPETFPEDEGEYMCKAVNSRGTAASTCILTIETDDY; this is translated from the exons ATGAATGACATTGTACAGAAGACTGAG ATTCTGCTTTCTTCATCTAAACCTGTCCAAAAATCCTATGTGCCCAAACTTCACAAGGGTGATGTAAAGGATAAATTTGAAGCTATGCAGAAAGCAAGGGAAGAAAGAAATCAAAGGAGGTCTAGAGatgaaaagcaaagaagaaaagaacagtatgttagagagagagaatggaacaggagaaagcaggag ATGAAAGAACTACTTGCTTCtgatgaagaagaagaaacaaagtCTTCTAAAATAGAAAAAGCTTATGTTCCAAAGCTGACAG GAACTGTTAAAGGCAAGTTTGCAGAAATGGAGAAGCAGAgacaagaagaagaaagaaaaagaatggagGAGGAAAGAAAGCGCAGAATTGAACAAGATATGattgagaaaaagaaaattcagagaGAACTGGCAAAAAAAGCCCAGGAG ATTGATGACATAAACAATACAGGAACTGAATCAGCAGCAGAG GAAGGTGATGATTCGCTGCTGGTGACAGTAGTGCCTGTCAAACCTAACAAAACACCTGGAaagattaaaatacattttgaagacccaggagatgagagagaacaacaagaaaaaagaaagcaagaagaagaaaagaggacAAGATATGAGGAACAAAAACGATCCCTCAAGGAAGCCAAGTGTCTTTCATTTGTCATG GATGAAGATGAAGGCAGTGAAACAAATGAACCTCTATCTCCTGGGAAACTGAAATTAACATTTGAAGAACTGGAAAAACAAAGACAAGAAAATCAAAGAAAGCAAGCAGAGGAGGAGGCAAGACAACGTTTGGAAGAGGAAAAACGTGCTTTTGAAGAAGCTAGACAACAAATG gtaAACGAAGAGgaagaagataaagaaaatgaaaattctaTTAAAGAATTCCGTCCTGGTAAACTCAAGCTCAGCTTTGAGGAGTTAGAAAGacagaggagagaggaagaaaagaggaaagCAGAAGAAGAAGCCAGAAGACGCATAGAAGAGGAGAAAAGGGCATTTGCTGAAGCAAGGAAGAGTATG GTACTGGATGATGAGACCCCAGAGATGTTTAAAACAGTTTCTCAAGAATCTCTTACACCAGGTAAACTGGAAATTAATTTTGAGGAGTTACTGAGACAAAAAATGGAAGAAGGAAAGAGACGCACTGAAGAAGAGCGCAGGCAAAAGTTGGAAATGGAGAAGCAAGAATTTGAACAGCTCAGACAAGAAATGGGAGAG gaggaggaagaggctgaAACCTTTGAATTAAGCAGGGAATATGAAGAACTAATAAAGTTAAAAAGAAGTGGTTCTATTCAGGCAAAGAACTTAAAAAGCAAgtttgaaaaaattggaaaattgtCTGAAgaagaaatacagaaaaaaattgaAGAGGAGCGAGCTAGAAGAAGAGCAGTGGACCAGGAAATAAAAGAGAGGGAAACAGAGAAATTTCATGAG GATGATGAGATAGATGTGAAGCCTGCCAAGAAATCTGAGGCTCCATTCACCCATAAAGTAAACATGAAGGCTAGATTTGAGCAAATGGCAAAGgcaagggaagaggaggaacagaGAAGAATTGAggaacaaaaattactacgtATGCAGTTTGAACAGAAGGAAATTGATGCTGCATTACAGAAG aaaagggaagaggaggaggaggaagagggaagtaTTATAAATGGTTCTACTTATGAAGATGAAGAGAACCAAGCTCGGTCAGGAGCTCCATGGTTCAAGAAACCCCTAAAGAATGTATCAGTTGTAGATAGTGAGCCAGTAAGATTTACTGTTAAAATTACGGGAGAGCCAAAACCTGAAGTCACATGGTGGTTTGAAGGAGAAATGTTGCAGGACTCCGAGGACTATCAGTACATTGAAAGAGGAGAAACTTACTGCCTTTACTTACCAGAAACTTTCCCAGAAGATGAAGGAGAATATATGTGTAAAGCGGTCAATAGCAGAGGTACAGCAGCTAGCACCTGTATTCTCACCATTGAAA cTGACGACTACTAA
- the NEXN gene encoding nexilin isoform X7 — MPQGLRPRAQFLTKHEPVPYLRVLWCRTLCGKRPLERLARRKNRNPHIKRVRCQITEQQTMNDIVQKTEILLSSSKPVQKSYVPKLHKGDVKDKFEAMQKAREERNQRRSRDEKQRRKEQYVREREWNRRKQEMKELLASDEEEETKSSKIEKAYVPKLTGTVKGKFAEMEKQRQEEERKRMEEERKRRIEQDMIEKKKIQRELAKKAQEIDDINNTGTESAAEEGDDSLLVTVVPVKPNKTPGKIKIHFEDPGDEREQQEKRKQEEEKRTRYEEQKRSLKEAKCLSFVMDEDEGSETNEPLSPGKLKLTFEELEKQRQENQRKQAEEEARQRLEEEKRAFEEARQQMVNEEEEDKENENSIKEFRPGKLKLSFEELERQRREEEKRKAEEEARRRIEEEKRAFAEARKSMEEEEAETFELSREYEELIKLKRSGSIQAKNLKSKFEKIGKLSEEEIQKKIEEERARRRAVDQEIKERETEKFHEDDEIDVKPAKKSEAPFTHKVNMKARFEQMAKAREEEEQRRIEEQKLLRMQFEQKEIDAALQKKREEEEEEEGSIINGSTYEDEENQARSGAPWFKKPLKNVSVVDSEPVRFTVKITGEPKPEVTWWFEGEMLQDSEDYQYIERGETYCLYLPETFPEDEGEYMCKAVNSRGTAASTCILTIETDDY; from the exons GTAAAAATAGAAACCCACATATCAAACGGGTCAGGTGCCAGATCACAGAACAACAAACCATGAATGACATTGTACAGAAGACTGAG ATTCTGCTTTCTTCATCTAAACCTGTCCAAAAATCCTATGTGCCCAAACTTCACAAGGGTGATGTAAAGGATAAATTTGAAGCTATGCAGAAAGCAAGGGAAGAAAGAAATCAAAGGAGGTCTAGAGatgaaaagcaaagaagaaaagaacagtatgttagagagagagaatggaacaggagaaagcaggag ATGAAAGAACTACTTGCTTCtgatgaagaagaagaaacaaagtCTTCTAAAATAGAAAAAGCTTATGTTCCAAAGCTGACAG GAACTGTTAAAGGCAAGTTTGCAGAAATGGAGAAGCAGAgacaagaagaagaaagaaaaagaatggagGAGGAAAGAAAGCGCAGAATTGAACAAGATATGattgagaaaaagaaaattcagagaGAACTGGCAAAAAAAGCCCAGGAG ATTGATGACATAAACAATACAGGAACTGAATCAGCAGCAGAG GAAGGTGATGATTCGCTGCTGGTGACAGTAGTGCCTGTCAAACCTAACAAAACACCTGGAaagattaaaatacattttgaagacccaggagatgagagagaacaacaagaaaaaagaaagcaagaagaagaaaagaggacAAGATATGAGGAACAAAAACGATCCCTCAAGGAAGCCAAGTGTCTTTCATTTGTCATG GATGAAGATGAAGGCAGTGAAACAAATGAACCTCTATCTCCTGGGAAACTGAAATTAACATTTGAAGAACTGGAAAAACAAAGACAAGAAAATCAAAGAAAGCAAGCAGAGGAGGAGGCAAGACAACGTTTGGAAGAGGAAAAACGTGCTTTTGAAGAAGCTAGACAACAAATG gtaAACGAAGAGgaagaagataaagaaaatgaaaattctaTTAAAGAATTCCGTCCTGGTAAACTCAAGCTCAGCTTTGAGGAGTTAGAAAGacagaggagagaggaagaaaagaggaaagCAGAAGAAGAAGCCAGAAGACGCATAGAAGAGGAGAAAAGGGCATTTGCTGAAGCAAGGAAGAGTATG gaggaggaagaggctgaAACCTTTGAATTAAGCAGGGAATATGAAGAACTAATAAAGTTAAAAAGAAGTGGTTCTATTCAGGCAAAGAACTTAAAAAGCAAgtttgaaaaaattggaaaattgtCTGAAgaagaaatacagaaaaaaattgaAGAGGAGCGAGCTAGAAGAAGAGCAGTGGACCAGGAAATAAAAGAGAGGGAAACAGAGAAATTTCATGAG GATGATGAGATAGATGTGAAGCCTGCCAAGAAATCTGAGGCTCCATTCACCCATAAAGTAAACATGAAGGCTAGATTTGAGCAAATGGCAAAGgcaagggaagaggaggaacagaGAAGAATTGAggaacaaaaattactacgtATGCAGTTTGAACAGAAGGAAATTGATGCTGCATTACAGAAG aaaagggaagaggaggaggaggaagagggaagtaTTATAAATGGTTCTACTTATGAAGATGAAGAGAACCAAGCTCGGTCAGGAGCTCCATGGTTCAAGAAACCCCTAAAGAATGTATCAGTTGTAGATAGTGAGCCAGTAAGATTTACTGTTAAAATTACGGGAGAGCCAAAACCTGAAGTCACATGGTGGTTTGAAGGAGAAATGTTGCAGGACTCCGAGGACTATCAGTACATTGAAAGAGGAGAAACTTACTGCCTTTACTTACCAGAAACTTTCCCAGAAGATGAAGGAGAATATATGTGTAAAGCGGTCAATAGCAGAGGTACAGCAGCTAGCACCTGTATTCTCACCATTGAAA cTGACGACTACTAA
- the NEXN gene encoding nexilin isoform X5, which produces MPQGLRPRAQFLTKHEPVPYLRVLWCRTLCGKRPLERLARRKNRNPHIKRVRCQITEQQTMNDIVQKTEMKELLASDEEEETKSSKIEKAYVPKLTGTVKGKFAEMEKQRQEEERKRMEEERKRRIEQDMIEKKKIQRELAKKAQEIDDINNTGTESAAEEGDDSLLVTVVPVKPNKTPGKIKIHFEDPGDEREQQEKRKQEEEKRTRYEEQKRSLKEAKCLSFVMDEDEGSETNEPLSPGKLKLTFEELEKQRQENQRKQAEEEARQRLEEEKRAFEEARQQMVNEEEEDKENENSIKEFRPGKLKLSFEELERQRREEEKRKAEEEARRRIEEEKRAFAEARKSMVLDDETPEMFKTVSQESLTPGKLEINFEELLRQKMEEGKRRTEEERRQKLEMEKQEFEQLRQEMGEEEEEAETFELSREYEELIKLKRSGSIQAKNLKSKFEKIGKLSEEEIQKKIEEERARRRAVDQEIKERETEKFHEDDEIDVKPAKKSEAPFTHKVNMKARFEQMAKAREEEEQRRIEEQKLLRMQFEQKEIDAALQKKREEEEEEEGSIINGSTYEDEENQARSGAPWFKKPLKNVSVVDSEPVRFTVKITGEPKPEVTWWFEGEMLQDSEDYQYIERGETYCLYLPETFPEDEGEYMCKAVNSRGTAASTCILTIETDDY; this is translated from the exons GTAAAAATAGAAACCCACATATCAAACGGGTCAGGTGCCAGATCACAGAACAACAAACCATGAATGACATTGTACAGAAGACTGAG ATGAAAGAACTACTTGCTTCtgatgaagaagaagaaacaaagtCTTCTAAAATAGAAAAAGCTTATGTTCCAAAGCTGACAG GAACTGTTAAAGGCAAGTTTGCAGAAATGGAGAAGCAGAgacaagaagaagaaagaaaaagaatggagGAGGAAAGAAAGCGCAGAATTGAACAAGATATGattgagaaaaagaaaattcagagaGAACTGGCAAAAAAAGCCCAGGAG ATTGATGACATAAACAATACAGGAACTGAATCAGCAGCAGAG GAAGGTGATGATTCGCTGCTGGTGACAGTAGTGCCTGTCAAACCTAACAAAACACCTGGAaagattaaaatacattttgaagacccaggagatgagagagaacaacaagaaaaaagaaagcaagaagaagaaaagaggacAAGATATGAGGAACAAAAACGATCCCTCAAGGAAGCCAAGTGTCTTTCATTTGTCATG GATGAAGATGAAGGCAGTGAAACAAATGAACCTCTATCTCCTGGGAAACTGAAATTAACATTTGAAGAACTGGAAAAACAAAGACAAGAAAATCAAAGAAAGCAAGCAGAGGAGGAGGCAAGACAACGTTTGGAAGAGGAAAAACGTGCTTTTGAAGAAGCTAGACAACAAATG gtaAACGAAGAGgaagaagataaagaaaatgaaaattctaTTAAAGAATTCCGTCCTGGTAAACTCAAGCTCAGCTTTGAGGAGTTAGAAAGacagaggagagaggaagaaaagaggaaagCAGAAGAAGAAGCCAGAAGACGCATAGAAGAGGAGAAAAGGGCATTTGCTGAAGCAAGGAAGAGTATG GTACTGGATGATGAGACCCCAGAGATGTTTAAAACAGTTTCTCAAGAATCTCTTACACCAGGTAAACTGGAAATTAATTTTGAGGAGTTACTGAGACAAAAAATGGAAGAAGGAAAGAGACGCACTGAAGAAGAGCGCAGGCAAAAGTTGGAAATGGAGAAGCAAGAATTTGAACAGCTCAGACAAGAAATGGGAGAG gaggaggaagaggctgaAACCTTTGAATTAAGCAGGGAATATGAAGAACTAATAAAGTTAAAAAGAAGTGGTTCTATTCAGGCAAAGAACTTAAAAAGCAAgtttgaaaaaattggaaaattgtCTGAAgaagaaatacagaaaaaaattgaAGAGGAGCGAGCTAGAAGAAGAGCAGTGGACCAGGAAATAAAAGAGAGGGAAACAGAGAAATTTCATGAG GATGATGAGATAGATGTGAAGCCTGCCAAGAAATCTGAGGCTCCATTCACCCATAAAGTAAACATGAAGGCTAGATTTGAGCAAATGGCAAAGgcaagggaagaggaggaacagaGAAGAATTGAggaacaaaaattactacgtATGCAGTTTGAACAGAAGGAAATTGATGCTGCATTACAGAAG aaaagggaagaggaggaggaggaagagggaagtaTTATAAATGGTTCTACTTATGAAGATGAAGAGAACCAAGCTCGGTCAGGAGCTCCATGGTTCAAGAAACCCCTAAAGAATGTATCAGTTGTAGATAGTGAGCCAGTAAGATTTACTGTTAAAATTACGGGAGAGCCAAAACCTGAAGTCACATGGTGGTTTGAAGGAGAAATGTTGCAGGACTCCGAGGACTATCAGTACATTGAAAGAGGAGAAACTTACTGCCTTTACTTACCAGAAACTTTCCCAGAAGATGAAGGAGAATATATGTGTAAAGCGGTCAATAGCAGAGGTACAGCAGCTAGCACCTGTATTCTCACCATTGAAA cTGACGACTACTAA
- the NEXN gene encoding nexilin isoform X1, which yields MPQGLRPRAQFLTKHEPVPYLRVLWCRTLCGKRPLERLARRKNRNPHIKRVRCQITEQQTMNDIVQKTEILLSSSKPVQKSYVPKLHKGDVKDKFEAMQKAREERNQRRSRDEKQRRKEQYVREREWNRRKQEMKELLASDEEEETKSSKIEKAYVPKLTGTVKGKFAEMEKQRQEEERKRMEEERKRRIEQDMIEKKKIQRELAKKAQEIDDINNTGTESAAEEGDDSLLVTVVPVKPNKTPGKIKIHFEDPGDEREQQEKRKQEEEKRTRYEEQKRSLKEAKCLSFVMDEDEGSETNEPLSPGKLKLTFEELEKQRQENQRKQAEEEARQRLEEEKRAFEEARQQMVNEEEEDKENENSIKEFRPGKLKLSFEELERQRREEEKRKAEEEARRRIEEEKRAFAEARKSMVLDDETPEMFKTVSQESLTPGKLEINFEELLRQKMEEGKRRTEEERRQKLEMEKQEFEQLRQEMGEEEEEAETFELSREYEELIKLKRSGSIQAKNLKSKFEKIGKLSEEEIQKKIEEERARRRAVDQEIKERETEKFHEDDEIDVKPAKKSEAPFTHKVNMKARFEQMAKAREEEEQRRIEEQKLLRMQFEQKEIDAALQKKREEEEEEEGSIINGSTYEDEENQARSGAPWFKKPLKNVSVVDSEPVRFTVKITGEPKPEVTWWFEGEMLQDSEDYQYIERGETYCLYLPETFPEDEGEYMCKAVNSRGTAASTCILTIETDDY from the exons GTAAAAATAGAAACCCACATATCAAACGGGTCAGGTGCCAGATCACAGAACAACAAACCATGAATGACATTGTACAGAAGACTGAG ATTCTGCTTTCTTCATCTAAACCTGTCCAAAAATCCTATGTGCCCAAACTTCACAAGGGTGATGTAAAGGATAAATTTGAAGCTATGCAGAAAGCAAGGGAAGAAAGAAATCAAAGGAGGTCTAGAGatgaaaagcaaagaagaaaagaacagtatgttagagagagagaatggaacaggagaaagcaggag ATGAAAGAACTACTTGCTTCtgatgaagaagaagaaacaaagtCTTCTAAAATAGAAAAAGCTTATGTTCCAAAGCTGACAG GAACTGTTAAAGGCAAGTTTGCAGAAATGGAGAAGCAGAgacaagaagaagaaagaaaaagaatggagGAGGAAAGAAAGCGCAGAATTGAACAAGATATGattgagaaaaagaaaattcagagaGAACTGGCAAAAAAAGCCCAGGAG ATTGATGACATAAACAATACAGGAACTGAATCAGCAGCAGAG GAAGGTGATGATTCGCTGCTGGTGACAGTAGTGCCTGTCAAACCTAACAAAACACCTGGAaagattaaaatacattttgaagacccaggagatgagagagaacaacaagaaaaaagaaagcaagaagaagaaaagaggacAAGATATGAGGAACAAAAACGATCCCTCAAGGAAGCCAAGTGTCTTTCATTTGTCATG GATGAAGATGAAGGCAGTGAAACAAATGAACCTCTATCTCCTGGGAAACTGAAATTAACATTTGAAGAACTGGAAAAACAAAGACAAGAAAATCAAAGAAAGCAAGCAGAGGAGGAGGCAAGACAACGTTTGGAAGAGGAAAAACGTGCTTTTGAAGAAGCTAGACAACAAATG gtaAACGAAGAGgaagaagataaagaaaatgaaaattctaTTAAAGAATTCCGTCCTGGTAAACTCAAGCTCAGCTTTGAGGAGTTAGAAAGacagaggagagaggaagaaaagaggaaagCAGAAGAAGAAGCCAGAAGACGCATAGAAGAGGAGAAAAGGGCATTTGCTGAAGCAAGGAAGAGTATG GTACTGGATGATGAGACCCCAGAGATGTTTAAAACAGTTTCTCAAGAATCTCTTACACCAGGTAAACTGGAAATTAATTTTGAGGAGTTACTGAGACAAAAAATGGAAGAAGGAAAGAGACGCACTGAAGAAGAGCGCAGGCAAAAGTTGGAAATGGAGAAGCAAGAATTTGAACAGCTCAGACAAGAAATGGGAGAG gaggaggaagaggctgaAACCTTTGAATTAAGCAGGGAATATGAAGAACTAATAAAGTTAAAAAGAAGTGGTTCTATTCAGGCAAAGAACTTAAAAAGCAAgtttgaaaaaattggaaaattgtCTGAAgaagaaatacagaaaaaaattgaAGAGGAGCGAGCTAGAAGAAGAGCAGTGGACCAGGAAATAAAAGAGAGGGAAACAGAGAAATTTCATGAG GATGATGAGATAGATGTGAAGCCTGCCAAGAAATCTGAGGCTCCATTCACCCATAAAGTAAACATGAAGGCTAGATTTGAGCAAATGGCAAAGgcaagggaagaggaggaacagaGAAGAATTGAggaacaaaaattactacgtATGCAGTTTGAACAGAAGGAAATTGATGCTGCATTACAGAAG aaaagggaagaggaggaggaggaagagggaagtaTTATAAATGGTTCTACTTATGAAGATGAAGAGAACCAAGCTCGGTCAGGAGCTCCATGGTTCAAGAAACCCCTAAAGAATGTATCAGTTGTAGATAGTGAGCCAGTAAGATTTACTGTTAAAATTACGGGAGAGCCAAAACCTGAAGTCACATGGTGGTTTGAAGGAGAAATGTTGCAGGACTCCGAGGACTATCAGTACATTGAAAGAGGAGAAACTTACTGCCTTTACTTACCAGAAACTTTCCCAGAAGATGAAGGAGAATATATGTGTAAAGCGGTCAATAGCAGAGGTACAGCAGCTAGCACCTGTATTCTCACCATTGAAA cTGACGACTACTAA
- the NEXN gene encoding nexilin isoform X8, with amino-acid sequence MPQGLRPRAQFLTKHEPVPYLRVLWCRTLCGKRPLERLARRKNRNPHIKRVRCQITEQQTMNDIVQKTEILLSSSKPVQKSYVPKLHKGDVKDKFEAMQKAREERNQRRSRDEKQRRKEQYVREREWNRRKQEMKELLASDEEEETKSSKIEKAYVPKLTGTVKGKFAEMEKQRQEEERKRMEEERKRRIEQDMIEKKKIQRELAKKAQEDEDEGSETNEPLSPGKLKLTFEELEKQRQENQRKQAEEEARQRLEEEKRAFEEARQQMVNEEEEDKENENSIKEFRPGKLKLSFEELERQRREEEKRKAEEEARRRIEEEKRAFAEARKSMVLDDETPEMFKTVSQESLTPGKLEINFEELLRQKMEEGKRRTEEERRQKLEMEKQEFEQLRQEMGEEEEEAETFELSREYEELIKLKRSGSIQAKNLKSKFEKIGKLSEEEIQKKIEEERARRRAVDQEIKERETEKFHEDDEIDVKPAKKSEAPFTHKVNMKARFEQMAKAREEEEQRRIEEQKLLRMQFEQKEIDAALQKKREEEEEEEGSIINGSTYEDEENQARSGAPWFKKPLKNVSVVDSEPVRFTVKITGEPKPEVTWWFEGEMLQDSEDYQYIERGETYCLYLPETFPEDEGEYMCKAVNSRGTAASTCILTIETDDY; translated from the exons GTAAAAATAGAAACCCACATATCAAACGGGTCAGGTGCCAGATCACAGAACAACAAACCATGAATGACATTGTACAGAAGACTGAG ATTCTGCTTTCTTCATCTAAACCTGTCCAAAAATCCTATGTGCCCAAACTTCACAAGGGTGATGTAAAGGATAAATTTGAAGCTATGCAGAAAGCAAGGGAAGAAAGAAATCAAAGGAGGTCTAGAGatgaaaagcaaagaagaaaagaacagtatgttagagagagagaatggaacaggagaaagcaggag ATGAAAGAACTACTTGCTTCtgatgaagaagaagaaacaaagtCTTCTAAAATAGAAAAAGCTTATGTTCCAAAGCTGACAG GAACTGTTAAAGGCAAGTTTGCAGAAATGGAGAAGCAGAgacaagaagaagaaagaaaaagaatggagGAGGAAAGAAAGCGCAGAATTGAACAAGATATGattgagaaaaagaaaattcagagaGAACTGGCAAAAAAAGCCCAGGAG GATGAAGATGAAGGCAGTGAAACAAATGAACCTCTATCTCCTGGGAAACTGAAATTAACATTTGAAGAACTGGAAAAACAAAGACAAGAAAATCAAAGAAAGCAAGCAGAGGAGGAGGCAAGACAACGTTTGGAAGAGGAAAAACGTGCTTTTGAAGAAGCTAGACAACAAATG gtaAACGAAGAGgaagaagataaagaaaatgaaaattctaTTAAAGAATTCCGTCCTGGTAAACTCAAGCTCAGCTTTGAGGAGTTAGAAAGacagaggagagaggaagaaaagaggaaagCAGAAGAAGAAGCCAGAAGACGCATAGAAGAGGAGAAAAGGGCATTTGCTGAAGCAAGGAAGAGTATG GTACTGGATGATGAGACCCCAGAGATGTTTAAAACAGTTTCTCAAGAATCTCTTACACCAGGTAAACTGGAAATTAATTTTGAGGAGTTACTGAGACAAAAAATGGAAGAAGGAAAGAGACGCACTGAAGAAGAGCGCAGGCAAAAGTTGGAAATGGAGAAGCAAGAATTTGAACAGCTCAGACAAGAAATGGGAGAG gaggaggaagaggctgaAACCTTTGAATTAAGCAGGGAATATGAAGAACTAATAAAGTTAAAAAGAAGTGGTTCTATTCAGGCAAAGAACTTAAAAAGCAAgtttgaaaaaattggaaaattgtCTGAAgaagaaatacagaaaaaaattgaAGAGGAGCGAGCTAGAAGAAGAGCAGTGGACCAGGAAATAAAAGAGAGGGAAACAGAGAAATTTCATGAG GATGATGAGATAGATGTGAAGCCTGCCAAGAAATCTGAGGCTCCATTCACCCATAAAGTAAACATGAAGGCTAGATTTGAGCAAATGGCAAAGgcaagggaagaggaggaacagaGAAGAATTGAggaacaaaaattactacgtATGCAGTTTGAACAGAAGGAAATTGATGCTGCATTACAGAAG aaaagggaagaggaggaggaggaagagggaagtaTTATAAATGGTTCTACTTATGAAGATGAAGAGAACCAAGCTCGGTCAGGAGCTCCATGGTTCAAGAAACCCCTAAAGAATGTATCAGTTGTAGATAGTGAGCCAGTAAGATTTACTGTTAAAATTACGGGAGAGCCAAAACCTGAAGTCACATGGTGGTTTGAAGGAGAAATGTTGCAGGACTCCGAGGACTATCAGTACATTGAAAGAGGAGAAACTTACTGCCTTTACTTACCAGAAACTTTCCCAGAAGATGAAGGAGAATATATGTGTAAAGCGGTCAATAGCAGAGGTACAGCAGCTAGCACCTGTATTCTCACCATTGAAA cTGACGACTACTAA